In one Saimiri boliviensis isolate mSaiBol1 chromosome 3, mSaiBol1.pri, whole genome shotgun sequence genomic region, the following are encoded:
- the DCTD gene encoding deoxycytidylate deaminase: MSEVSYKKRDDYLEWPEYFMAVAFLSAQRSKDPNSQVGACIVNSENKIVGIGYNGMPNGCSDDLLPWRRTAESKLDTKYPYVCHAELNAIMNKNSTDVKGCSMYVALFPCNECAKLIIQAGIKEVIFMSDKYHDSDEATAARLMFDMAGVAFRKFTPKCSKIVIDFDSINSRPSQKLQ, translated from the exons ATGAGTGAAGTTTCCTACAAGAAACGGGATGACTATTTGGAATGGCCTGAGTACTTTATGGCTGTGGCCTTCTTATCAGCACAGAGAAGCAAAGATCCAAATTCCCAG GTCGGCGCCTGCATCGTGAATTCAGAAAACAAGATTGTCGGGATCGGGTACAATGGGATGCCAAATGGGTGCAGTGATGACCTGTTGCCGTGGAGAAGGACAGCAGAGAGTAAGCTGGACACCAAGTATCCGTACG TGTGCCATGCCGAGCTGAATGCCATCATGAACAAAAACTCGACTGACGTGAAAGGCTGTAGTATGTATGTCGCCTTGTTCCCTTGTAATGAATGTGCGAAGCTCATCATCCAGGCAG GTATAAAAGAAGTTATTTTCATGTCTGATAAATACCATGATAGTGACGAGGCAACTGCTGCGAGGCTCATGTTTGATATGGCTGGGGTGGCGTTCCG gaaattcACACCAAAGTGCAGCAAGATTGTCATTGACTTTGATTCAATTAACAGTAGACCAAGTCAAAAGCTTCAGTGA